In Coriobacteriaceae bacterium, a single window of DNA contains:
- the frr gene encoding ribosome recycling factor, which yields MAENITVHMDKSLESLKHNFSKVRTGRANANILSDISVDYYGVPTPVTQVAAVKTPEAHMLLIEPWDKALVNAIVKAISASDLGITPNSDGTVVRLPFPAPTEERRRELVKECREYAEQAKVSIRNIRRDFNNKLERDEELTEDDVRREQAKVQKHTDEYVAKVEELLKEKEAEVMEI from the coding sequence ATGGCAGAGAACATCACCGTCCACATGGACAAGTCGCTCGAGTCCCTCAAGCACAACTTCTCCAAGGTTCGCACGGGCCGCGCCAACGCTAACATTCTGTCCGACATATCGGTCGATTACTACGGTGTTCCCACGCCGGTTACCCAGGTTGCTGCCGTTAAGACCCCCGAGGCTCACATGCTGCTCATCGAGCCCTGGGACAAGGCGCTCGTCAACGCCATTGTGAAGGCCATCAGCGCTTCCGATCTGGGCATTACTCCCAACTCTGACGGTACCGTCGTACGCCTGCCGTTCCCGGCTCCCACCGAGGAGCGTCGTCGCGAGCTCGTCAAGGAGTGCCGCGAGTATGCCGAGCAGGCCAAGGTTTCCATCCGCAACATCCGTCGTGACTTTAACAACAAGCTCGAGCGCGACGAAGAGCTCACCGAGGACGATGTCCGTCGCGAGCAGGCCAAGGTCCAGAAGCATACCGATGAGTATGTTGCCAAGGTCGAGGAGCTTCTGAAGGAAAAAGAAGCCGAGGTCATGGAGATCTAA
- a CDS encoding YifB family Mg chelatase-like AAA ATPase produces the protein MAFETFAVHAACIRGVEAIPVTVEVSLAGGIPGIQMLGIPSMEVMESRGRIRCAMRSAGFEIPRSGITVNLAPGDIRKTGSGFDLPIAIAVLAADGQIPRDNLDRCLIAGELGLDGTVLPVKGEVAFQLLARDMGLSFIAGRSDQHVPLAGVDCGFIDHLSQLARGMGEAARHYLDSEVLEATFEPELDYADVLGQEVAKRGIALAAAGELGLLMIGSPGSGKTMLARRMTGILPELSVEDQQEALCIHSVLGENIDGLLAGHRPFRSPHHSISTAGLIGGGRPVHPGEISLAHGGVLFLDELAEFPTGVLQTLRQPIERGYVRIVRVDGAFTFPSRFQLLAASNPCPCGFLGDREVPCRCSASMVERYRSKLRGPLADRIDLMLDVTRPDPQVIIEGAEGMSSAELRDYVVRGRAFRAWRETHMDDADSEAEDAEPRSIDGVVSTFALDQAAETCVLGLSKRTHLTGRGIVRLVRIARTIADVAESERVTQDHVLEAAMYQGRRDQ, from the coding sequence ATGGCGTTCGAGACGTTTGCCGTTCACGCAGCCTGTATCCGCGGCGTTGAGGCGATTCCCGTCACGGTCGAGGTTTCGCTTGCGGGCGGCATCCCGGGCATCCAGATGCTCGGCATCCCGAGCATGGAGGTCATGGAGTCGCGTGGGCGCATTCGCTGCGCGATGCGCTCTGCCGGATTCGAGATCCCGCGCTCGGGCATTACGGTCAATCTGGCGCCGGGCGATATCCGAAAGACCGGTAGCGGCTTTGACCTGCCGATAGCCATTGCGGTGCTTGCGGCCGACGGTCAGATTCCACGCGACAATCTCGACCGCTGCCTCATTGCCGGCGAGCTCGGCTTGGATGGCACGGTGCTTCCCGTCAAGGGCGAAGTGGCGTTCCAGCTGCTGGCTCGCGACATGGGGCTGTCTTTTATCGCCGGCAGGTCCGACCAGCATGTTCCGCTCGCGGGGGTCGATTGCGGTTTTATCGATCATCTGTCGCAGCTTGCCCGCGGTATGGGCGAGGCAGCTCGGCACTATCTGGATTCTGAAGTGCTCGAGGCCACCTTTGAGCCCGAGCTCGATTATGCCGACGTGTTGGGGCAGGAGGTCGCCAAGCGCGGCATAGCGCTTGCGGCGGCAGGGGAGCTGGGCTTGCTTATGATTGGGTCTCCGGGATCGGGCAAGACCATGCTTGCGCGCCGCATGACGGGTATCTTGCCCGAGCTTTCCGTCGAGGATCAGCAGGAGGCGCTGTGCATTCATTCGGTCTTGGGTGAGAACATCGATGGCCTGCTTGCGGGGCATCGGCCGTTTCGAAGCCCCCATCACAGCATTTCGACAGCGGGCCTTATTGGCGGAGGGCGCCCGGTGCATCCGGGCGAGATCAGCCTTGCCCATGGCGGCGTGCTCTTTTTGGACGAGCTTGCCGAGTTTCCCACCGGTGTGCTGCAGACGCTTCGTCAGCCTATCGAGCGCGGCTATGTCAGGATCGTGCGCGTCGACGGCGCCTTCACGTTTCCCTCGCGCTTTCAGCTGCTTGCGGCGAGCAATCCCTGCCCCTGCGGTTTTTTGGGCGATCGCGAGGTTCCGTGTCGTTGCTCGGCATCGATGGTCGAGCGCTATCGGTCCAAGCTGCGCGGTCCCTTGGCCGACCGCATCGACCTGATGCTCGACGTGACCCGCCCCGATCCGCAGGTGATTATCGAGGGCGCCGAGGGTATGTCGTCGGCCGAGCTGCGCGACTACGTTGTCCGCGGTCGGGCTTTTCGTGCCTGGCGCGAGACCCATATGGACGATGCAGACTCCGAGGCCGAGGATGCCGAGCCCCGCTCTATCGATGGTGTTGTATCGACCTTTGCGCTTGATCAGGCGGCGGAAACGTGCGTGCTCGGCCTGTCGAAGCGCACGCATCTCACGGGACGCGGCATCGTGCGTCTGGTTCGCATCGCACGCACGATTGCCGATGTCGCAGAAAGCGAGCGGGTGACGCAAGACCACGTGCTCGAGGCCGCGATGTATCAGGGAAGGAGGGATCAGTGA
- the rplS gene encoding 50S ribosomal protein L19, translating to MDYIRAIERQQIREDIPQVRVADNVKVHYRIKEGDRERIQVFQGDVIRMAGAGARETFTVRKISFGVGVERTFPLHSPKIAKLEVVRHGRVRRAKLYYLRDKVGKAARIPEKR from the coding sequence ATGGATTACATCCGCGCAATCGAGCGTCAGCAGATCCGCGAGGACATTCCTCAGGTTCGCGTCGCCGACAACGTCAAGGTTCACTACCGCATTAAGGAAGGCGACCGCGAGCGCATCCAGGTCTTCCAGGGCGACGTCATCCGCATGGCCGGCGCCGGTGCCCGCGAGACCTTCACCGTCCGCAAGATTTCCTTCGGTGTCGGTGTTGAGCGTACCTTCCCGCTTCACAGCCCCAAGATCGCCAAGCTCGAGGTCGTTCGTCATGGTCGCGTCCGTCGCGCCAAGCTGTACTACCTCCGCGACAAGGTGGGCAAGGCTGCTCGCATCCCCGAGAAGCGCTAA
- the trmFO gene encoding methylenetetrahydrofolate--tRNA-(uracil(54)-C(5))-methyltransferase (FADH(2)-oxidizing) TrmFO, which translates to MLFDQVTVIGGGLAGSECAIQLADRGFAVKLCEMRPQVSSPAHHTDHLAELVCSNSFKSTRPDSAAGLLKAELERMGSVLLDCAHRAAVPAGGALAVDRVKFSELVEAEVAARPNIEVAHGEVTQIPEGHVVIAAGPLCSPALSEEVMKLVGGDALAFFDAAAPIVDASTLDMDVLFSQSRYEEQGSGDYLNAPLNKEEYEVFIEALTTADRVVLKDFEGGDLFQACQPAEEVARTGKDAIRFGAMKPVGLTDPRTGRRPWAAIQLRAENKEKTAYNLVGFQTNLTFGEQKRVFHMVPGLENAEFFRYGVMHRNTFVDAPHVLDGTFAVPGTSVRLAGQITGTEGYMEAVATGLLAALNTYAEAIGAAGVELPRVGALGALVGYATDPATVGYQPMHVNFGLVPPLEDGKRRSKRDRYQAYADRALKALDAYLETRSDLFGGERS; encoded by the coding sequence ATGCTGTTTGATCAGGTGACGGTTATCGGTGGCGGTCTAGCGGGATCGGAATGCGCGATTCAGCTGGCAGATCGCGGGTTCGCCGTAAAGCTGTGCGAGATGCGCCCGCAGGTAAGCTCTCCTGCCCACCATACCGATCACTTGGCGGAGCTCGTCTGCTCCAATTCATTTAAGTCGACCCGTCCCGATTCCGCCGCCGGTCTGCTGAAGGCCGAGCTCGAGCGCATGGGTTCGGTGCTGCTCGACTGTGCTCATCGTGCGGCCGTTCCCGCTGGCGGCGCCCTGGCGGTCGACCGCGTCAAGTTTTCCGAGCTCGTCGAGGCCGAGGTTGCCGCCCGCCCCAATATCGAGGTCGCCCACGGTGAGGTCACCCAGATCCCCGAGGGTCATGTGGTTATCGCCGCGGGTCCCTTGTGCTCGCCGGCATTGAGCGAGGAGGTCATGAAGCTTGTCGGTGGTGACGCCCTGGCGTTCTTTGACGCGGCCGCCCCGATTGTCGATGCCTCGACGCTCGATATGGACGTGCTGTTCTCGCAGTCGCGCTACGAGGAGCAGGGGAGTGGCGACTATCTGAATGCCCCGCTCAACAAGGAAGAGTACGAGGTCTTTATCGAGGCGCTCACCACGGCCGATCGCGTGGTGCTCAAGGATTTTGAGGGCGGGGACCTGTTCCAGGCCTGTCAGCCTGCCGAGGAGGTTGCGCGCACGGGCAAGGATGCCATCCGCTTTGGCGCTATGAAGCCCGTCGGGCTCACCGACCCGCGCACCGGTCGTCGTCCCTGGGCGGCAATTCAGCTGCGCGCCGAGAACAAGGAGAAGACCGCCTATAACCTGGTTGGCTTCCAGACCAACCTGACCTTCGGCGAACAGAAGCGCGTCTTCCATATGGTTCCCGGCCTGGAGAACGCCGAGTTCTTCCGCTACGGCGTCATGCACCGCAACACCTTTGTCGATGCTCCGCACGTGCTCGACGGCACCTTTGCCGTTCCCGGCACGAGCGTGCGTCTTGCCGGCCAGATCACCGGTACCGAGGGGTACATGGAGGCCGTGGCGACGGGTCTGCTCGCCGCGCTCAACACCTATGCCGAGGCTATCGGTGCCGCGGGCGTCGAGCTGCCGCGCGTGGGCGCCCTGGGCGCGCTCGTGGGGTATGCGACCGATCCGGCTACGGTGGGCTATCAACCCATGCACGTCAACTTTGGCCTTGTTCCGCCGCTCGAGGACGGTAAGCGTCGCAGCAAGCGCGATCGTTACCAGGCCTACGCGGATCGCGCCCTCAAGGCCCTGGACGCCTATCTGGAAACGCGCTCCGATCTGTTTGGAGGCGAGAGGTCATAG
- the tsf gene encoding translation elongation factor Ts, with the protein MAQITAAMVKQLREMTDSPMMECKKALVEADGDMDAAVDVLRKNGLAKAAKKAGRETNEGAVAAFVSEDGKTGALLELSCETDFVGSNAKFTGFASKVAEVVATTEPADVDALLEKPMGEETVSSELTEMIHIMGENMKISRFAARKAENGALASYIHMGGKIGVLVEFAFEKAETAQADSFKTFAHDVALQVAAVAPICATRDQVPAETVEHEKQIYMAQAAESGKPEAIQEKMAVGRLEKFYKQSVLTEQEFIKDSSLTIKKYAEQVSKELGDTITVVAFDRLVRGE; encoded by the coding sequence ATGGCCCAGATTACTGCCGCTATGGTCAAGCAGCTCCGCGAGATGACCGACTCCCCGATGATGGAGTGCAAGAAGGCTCTCGTCGAGGCTGACGGCGACATGGACGCCGCCGTCGACGTTCTGCGCAAGAACGGCCTCGCCAAGGCTGCCAAGAAGGCTGGCCGTGAGACCAACGAGGGCGCTGTCGCCGCGTTCGTCTCCGAGGATGGCAAGACCGGCGCTCTGCTCGAGCTCTCCTGCGAGACCGACTTCGTCGGCTCCAACGCCAAGTTCACCGGCTTTGCTTCTAAGGTCGCCGAGGTTGTCGCCACCACCGAGCCGGCTGACGTCGACGCGCTGCTCGAGAAGCCGATGGGCGAGGAGACCGTTTCCTCCGAGCTCACCGAGATGATTCACATCATGGGCGAGAACATGAAGATCTCCCGTTTCGCCGCCCGCAAGGCCGAGAATGGCGCTCTCGCTTCTTACATCCACATGGGTGGTAAGATCGGCGTCCTCGTCGAGTTCGCCTTCGAGAAGGCCGAGACCGCTCAGGCCGACTCCTTCAAGACCTTCGCTCACGACGTCGCCCTTCAGGTTGCCGCCGTCGCCCCGATCTGCGCTACCCGCGATCAGGTTCCGGCTGAGACCGTCGAGCACGAGAAGCAGATCTACATGGCTCAGGCTGCCGAGTCCGGCAAGCCCGAGGCTATCCAGGAGAAGATGGCTGTTGGCCGTCTGGAGAAGTTCTACAAGCAGTCCGTGCTCACCGAGCAGGAGTTCATCAAGGACAGCTCCCTCACCATCAAGAAGTATGCTGAGCAGGTCTCCAAGGAGCTCGGCGATACCATTACCGTCGTTGCCTTCGACCGCCTGGTCCGTGGCGAGTAA
- a CDS encoding YraN family protein — translation MCAAAKMSKTQQLKERWEEGELDCGSITPEFIKGLSPRELGMLGELIAIDYFNERGYALLEQGYRCSEGEADLVLLDELDDVVVMAEVKTRRVALDCDTRVFPEEAVNAQKQRRYRRIASCYLMEHYPLKAIRFDAVGVTIRGGHIAEIEHQYNAFDWQVS, via the coding sequence ATGTGTGCCGCAGCCAAAATGAGCAAGACGCAGCAGCTCAAGGAGCGTTGGGAAGAGGGGGAGCTCGATTGCGGGTCGATCACGCCCGAGTTTATCAAGGGGCTCAGTCCTCGCGAGCTCGGTATGCTGGGCGAGCTTATCGCAATCGATTACTTTAACGAGCGCGGCTATGCATTGCTGGAACAAGGCTATCGATGCTCGGAGGGCGAGGCCGACCTGGTGCTGCTCGATGAGCTCGACGATGTGGTGGTGATGGCCGAGGTCAAGACCAGGCGTGTTGCGCTGGATTGCGATACGCGGGTGTTTCCCGAGGAAGCGGTGAACGCCCAAAAGCAGCGGCGCTATCGTCGCATCGCGAGTTGTTATCTCATGGAGCATTATCCGCTCAAGGCGATCCGCTTCGATGCCGTGGGCGTCACCATTCGCGGCGGGCATATCGCCGAGATCGAGCACCAGTACAATGCGTTCGATTGGCAGGTGTCGTGA
- a CDS encoding DNA-protecting protein DprA: protein MGEVRYELHPGDGLFPATVLELSDVPQTLFVRGDPEVLSTPALSIIGARKASPYGLAVAELAAKVAVEAGVTVVSGGAVGCDQASGWAAVNAGGRHVLVLGTGADVVYPRSSAGLIARTIDTGGAVVSISPWGMGPRKFAFPRRNRVIAALSQALFVSEAGMPSGTFSTAEAAMDLGRELLAVPGSILSPESRGTNYLIANGACCIIDEESIEMAISRIYGTLRYSRPDAPGIADLDPTQQAVMHALIASPLKVEDIATLVSLDAVGVLKLLGSLELEGLIERMMDGRYAPSKFALHAQTPFGHNGKRVN, encoded by the coding sequence ATGGGTGAGGTCCGCTACGAACTGCATCCCGGTGATGGGCTGTTTCCCGCTACTGTTCTGGAACTTTCCGATGTGCCGCAGACGTTGTTCGTCCGTGGCGACCCGGAGGTGCTCTCGACGCCGGCGCTCTCGATTATCGGTGCGCGCAAGGCCTCGCCGTACGGTCTTGCCGTGGCAGAGCTGGCCGCGAAAGTTGCGGTCGAGGCGGGGGTGACGGTGGTCTCGGGCGGTGCGGTCGGCTGCGACCAGGCCTCGGGTTGGGCCGCGGTCAACGCCGGGGGCAGGCACGTCTTGGTTTTGGGTACGGGCGCCGACGTGGTCTACCCGCGTTCGAGTGCGGGGCTTATCGCGCGCACGATCGATACGGGCGGTGCGGTCGTGTCCATCTCGCCTTGGGGCATGGGGCCGCGTAAGTTTGCCTTTCCGCGGCGTAACCGGGTGATTGCCGCGCTTTCGCAGGCACTCTTCGTGTCGGAGGCCGGCATGCCTTCGGGCACGTTCTCGACGGCGGAGGCCGCCATGGACCTGGGGCGCGAACTGCTTGCGGTACCGGGCTCCATTTTGTCGCCCGAGTCGCGCGGGACCAACTATCTCATTGCCAACGGGGCCTGCTGCATTATTGACGAGGAGTCCATCGAGATGGCCATCTCTCGAATCTACGGTACCCTGCGCTATTCGCGTCCCGATGCGCCCGGTATCGCGGATCTGGACCCCACACAGCAGGCCGTGATGCATGCCCTCATCGCCTCGCCGCTCAAGGTTGAAGACATCGCCACACTCGTCTCCCTTGATGCCGTCGGTGTGCTCAAGCTCCTGGGCTCGCTCGAGCTCGAGGGCCTCATCGAGCGCATGATGGATGGAAGGTATGCGCCCTCCAAGTTTGCCCTTCACGCCCAGACGCCCTTCGGTCACAATGGAAAACGTGTCAATTAG
- a CDS encoding ribonuclease HII: MANMTSSVSASQVAGELASATFEEIPALVEHYREDPRQQVIKACERALKRHAKELAERERVNGMYELMHELGGDGVVVGVDEVGRGSVAGPLTVCAVCLPMEPRIWGINDSKKLTPARRELLSVKIAEVATAIGFCHIAPADIDEMGMARAIRAAVAGAVADTGLEPDCVLMDGNPLGAVPHERDVVKGDAKIACIAAASIMAKVTRDEMMVEYDAEYPEYHLAESKGYASPEHIEAIRKHGLCPLHRVSFCGNFLQTERLF, encoded by the coding sequence ATGGCCAATATGACGAGCTCGGTTTCGGCATCGCAGGTTGCCGGCGAGCTGGCGAGCGCCACGTTCGAGGAGATTCCCGCCCTCGTGGAGCATTATCGCGAGGATCCGCGCCAGCAGGTGATCAAGGCTTGCGAACGTGCCCTTAAGCGCCATGCCAAGGAACTTGCCGAACGCGAGCGCGTCAACGGCATGTACGAGCTTATGCATGAGCTCGGCGGTGATGGCGTGGTCGTGGGCGTCGACGAGGTGGGCCGTGGCTCGGTAGCGGGTCCCCTGACCGTGTGTGCCGTGTGTCTTCCGATGGAGCCGCGCATCTGGGGCATCAACGATTCCAAAAAGCTCACGCCGGCGCGCCGCGAGCTGCTTTCGGTGAAGATTGCCGAGGTGGCGACTGCTATCGGCTTTTGCCATATCGCTCCTGCGGATATCGATGAGATGGGCATGGCCCGCGCCATTCGAGCCGCTGTCGCGGGTGCGGTGGCAGATACGGGGCTTGAGCCCGATTGCGTGCTTATGGACGGTAACCCCCTGGGCGCCGTGCCCCACGAGCGCGACGTGGTCAAGGGCGATGCCAAGATCGCCTGTATCGCCGCGGCATCCATCATGGCAAAGGTCACGCGTGACGAGATGATGGTCGAGTACGATGCCGAATATCCCGAGTACCATTTGGCCGAGTCGAAGGGCTACGCAAGCCCCGAGCACATCGAGGCGATTCGCAAACATGGACTTTGTCCGCTGCACCGTGTGAGCTTTTGCGGAAACTTTCTGCAGACTGAGCGCCTTTTTTAG
- the rpsB gene encoding 30S ribosomal protein S2, which produces MATKINIRTLLEAGCHFGHQTRRWNPKMKPFIFGERNGIYILDLKQTILDADQAYTFVKNVAKGGNVLFVGTKKQAQEAVKNAAERANMPYINQRWLGGMLTNFVTIRSRINRMEELEAMVEDGRMAVLPKKEQAVLGKELAKLQTNLGGARDMKGLPQALFVIDTKREENAIKEAQRLNIPVVALIDTNSDPDEVEYGIPCNDDAISAVTLMCELMADACLAGSGKEQVSEAEMAAEPKAE; this is translated from the coding sequence ATGGCTACCAAGATTAATATCCGCACCCTGCTCGAGGCCGGCTGCCACTTCGGTCACCAGACCCGTCGCTGGAACCCCAAGATGAAGCCGTTCATCTTCGGTGAGCGCAACGGCATCTACATCCTCGACCTCAAGCAGACCATCCTTGACGCCGACCAGGCCTACACCTTCGTCAAGAACGTTGCCAAGGGCGGCAACGTGCTGTTCGTCGGCACCAAGAAGCAGGCTCAGGAGGCCGTTAAGAACGCCGCTGAGCGCGCCAACATGCCTTACATCAACCAGCGTTGGCTCGGCGGCATGCTGACCAACTTCGTCACCATCCGCTCCCGCATCAACCGCATGGAGGAGCTCGAGGCCATGGTCGAGGACGGTCGCATGGCAGTGCTGCCCAAGAAGGAGCAGGCAGTGCTCGGCAAGGAGCTCGCTAAGCTCCAGACCAACCTCGGTGGCGCCCGCGACATGAAGGGTCTGCCCCAGGCTCTCTTCGTCATCGACACCAAGCGCGAGGAGAACGCCATCAAGGAGGCCCAGCGCCTGAACATCCCCGTCGTCGCCCTGATCGACACCAACTCCGATCCCGACGAGGTCGAGTACGGCATCCCCTGCAACGATGACGCCATCTCCGCAGTCACCCTTATGTGCGAGCTCATGGCCGACGCCTGCCTCGCTGGCTCCGGTAAGGAGCAGGTCTCCGAGGCCGAGATGGCCGCCGAGCCCAAGGCCGAGTAA
- a CDS encoding tyrosine recombinase, with amino-acid sequence MAFDLYDAVDSFIAYIARVEGLAPNTVTAYASRLERFAAWCDREGIDARAADVRTVRSYLAELSRGQVAARTLAAHLSAIRSLYRWMAAEGIVEGDAVSAISSPKLPRDLPGVLTTRQVESLLKAPDTSTPAGLRDAAMLELLYASGARISELAALNVESIGWSERTLRLWGKGSKERIVPLYRRALEATRRYIEEGRPQLLAQAKRNDGANGAHPLFISARGNRMSAAMLRRRFHMLAALAGIPADIAPHAMRHTFATDLLEGGADLRSVQELLGHASLSTTQIYTHLTPDRLKRAVSQAHPRGE; translated from the coding sequence ATAGCTTTTGACCTGTACGATGCCGTCGACTCGTTCATTGCCTACATTGCACGTGTCGAAGGGCTTGCCCCCAATACGGTAACCGCCTACGCCTCGCGGCTCGAGCGCTTCGCCGCGTGGTGCGACCGCGAGGGCATCGACGCTCGCGCCGCCGACGTGCGGACCGTTCGCTCCTATTTGGCCGAGCTGTCGCGTGGCCAGGTGGCGGCTCGGACCCTTGCGGCACACCTGTCTGCTATTCGCTCGCTCTATCGGTGGATGGCTGCCGAGGGAATCGTTGAGGGCGATGCGGTCTCGGCGATATCCTCGCCCAAGCTGCCGCGCGATCTTCCCGGTGTGCTGACGACCCGGCAAGTCGAGTCGTTGCTCAAGGCCCCCGACACCTCGACGCCTGCGGGGCTGCGCGATGCGGCGATGCTCGAGCTGCTCTATGCCTCCGGCGCGCGAATCTCGGAGCTCGCGGCGCTCAACGTGGAGTCTATTGGTTGGTCCGAGCGAACGCTGCGACTTTGGGGCAAGGGGAGCAAGGAGCGTATCGTGCCCCTGTATCGGCGCGCTCTCGAGGCTACCCGCCGCTATATTGAGGAAGGGAGGCCGCAGCTCCTTGCACAGGCAAAGCGTAACGACGGTGCGAACGGCGCGCATCCGCTGTTTATCTCGGCGCGCGGAAACCGCATGAGTGCCGCCATGCTCAGAAGGCGGTTCCACATGCTTGCGGCACTTGCCGGCATTCCTGCCGACATCGCCCCGCATGCGATGCGCCACACCTTTGCGACCGACCTGCTCGAGGGCGGCGCGGATCTGCGCTCGGTTCAGGAGCTGCTGGGGCATGCGAGCTTGTCCACGACGCAGATCTATACGCACCTCACGCCCGACCGACTAAAGCGCGCCGTGAGTCAGGCACACCCCCGCGGCGAGTAG
- the pyrH gene encoding UMP kinase translates to MSDIRYKRVLLKLSGEALMGDGQYGIDPKITDHLAKQVKELLAVGHEVGVVVGGGNIFRGMAGAAGGMERAQADYMGMLATVMNALALQDAFEHNDVPCRVMSAIQMNEICEPYIRRRAINHLSKGNVVIFAAGSGNPYFTTDTAAALRACEIGAEILIKATKVDGIYDKDPVKCADAVRFDKITYHEVLVRGLQVMDSTATALCQDNRMPILVLNIDGEDTVKRALSGEPVGTLVYQED, encoded by the coding sequence TTGTCCGACATCCGATATAAACGCGTGCTTCTGAAGCTTTCCGGCGAAGCACTGATGGGCGACGGCCAATATGGCATCGACCCCAAGATTACCGATCATCTTGCCAAGCAGGTCAAGGAGCTGCTCGCCGTTGGCCATGAGGTCGGCGTCGTTGTCGGCGGCGGCAACATTTTCCGCGGCATGGCCGGCGCTGCCGGTGGCATGGAGCGCGCCCAGGCCGACTACATGGGCATGCTGGCAACCGTTATGAACGCGCTTGCCCTGCAGGATGCCTTCGAGCACAACGATGTTCCCTGCCGTGTGATGAGCGCTATCCAGATGAACGAGATCTGCGAGCCCTATATTCGCCGTCGCGCCATCAACCACCTTTCCAAGGGCAACGTCGTTATTTTTGCCGCCGGTTCGGGCAATCCGTACTTTACGACCGACACCGCCGCGGCTCTTCGTGCCTGCGAGATCGGTGCCGAGATTCTGATTAAGGCCACCAAGGTTGACGGCATCTACGACAAGGATCCCGTCAAGTGCGCCGATGCCGTCCGTTTTGACAAGATTACCTATCACGAGGTTCTCGTCCGCGGTCTGCAGGTTATGGATTCTACGGCTACGGCACTGTGCCAGGATAACCGTATGCCGATTTTGGTCCTCAACATCGATGGCGAGGACACCGTCAAGCGCGCGCTTTCGGGTGAGCCCGTCGGCACGCTCGTCTATCAGGAGGATTAA